A part of Lactobacillus sp. ESL0700 genomic DNA contains:
- a CDS encoding CPBP family intramembrane glutamic endopeptidase has protein sequence MNTPASREGNLFRYIVYFIGYLMAAGTVKLVTINSPIRIWDLILFALISLMVLLFFIYRFNREQRFFDRSLSGSWLGNFGMIIGLTLVVTALRIVVSWLQAYGKVKLYGFQTMYLRHESVAMYWFLVVALGIVLPILQEFLITGFLFNYAFRRNTMLTAILGIAASGILFSALNWQTTVPLLVINAIFGALFAWSYLYTQTLWMPIYLAVVNGIILMVMI, from the coding sequence GTGAATACACCAGCATCAAGAGAGGGCAACTTATTCCGCTATATTGTTTACTTCATCGGCTATTTAATGGCTGCTGGCACGGTTAAGTTAGTTACTATAAATTCACCAATTCGTATATGGGATTTAATTTTATTTGCATTAATTTCTCTAATGGTTTTGCTGTTTTTCATTTATCGTTTCAATCGTGAGCAACGCTTCTTTGATCGCAGTCTGTCAGGATCATGGCTTGGCAATTTTGGCATGATTATTGGCCTAACCTTAGTAGTAACGGCGTTGCGCATCGTTGTTTCCTGGTTGCAGGCCTATGGCAAGGTTAAGCTGTATGGCTTTCAAACAATGTATTTACGCCATGAGTCAGTCGCAATGTATTGGTTTTTGGTTGTGGCTTTAGGAATTGTGCTACCGATTTTGCAGGAATTTTTAATTACTGGATTTTTATTCAATTATGCGTTCAGGCGTAATACAATGCTAACAGCAATTTTAGGAATTGCGGCCTCGGGTATTTTGTTCAGTGCGCTGAATTGGCAAACGACGGTGCCACTCTTAGTGATTAATGCAATCTTTGGCGCATTGTTTGCGTGGTCCTACCTCTATACCCAGACGTTGTGGATGCCGATTTACTTAGCGGTAGTCAACGGGATCATTTTGATGGTAATGATATAA